A genomic region of Micromonospora sp. NBRC 110009 contains the following coding sequences:
- a CDS encoding endonuclease domain-containing protein, protein MLAGQGGACAICGEIPTGGLGLVVDHQHSCCSGKSNSCGSCIRGLLCLSCNAAIGMFNEDVELLRRAAAYIAGTRSSRRLG, encoded by the coding sequence ATGCTTGCCGGCCAGGGTGGTGCGTGCGCCATCTGCGGAGAGATTCCGACCGGCGGGCTTGGCCTGGTCGTCGACCATCAACACTCGTGCTGCTCCGGCAAGAGCAATTCCTGCGGCAGTTGCATCCGTGGGCTGCTCTGCCTATCGTGCAACGCCGCCATCGGGATGTTCAACGAAGACGTGGAACTGCTCCGCCGGGCTGCCGCCTACATTGCGGGGACCCGAAGCTCTCGGAGGTTGGGGTGA
- a CDS encoding endonuclease domain-containing protein, translated as MYNLAPGEYDRLLENQGDACAICRRPFDDGRRPVVDHDHSCCPHKPKNACGRCVRAVLCGTCNSGLGMLREDARIIRRAITYLSASADNGVAP; from the coding sequence ATGTACAACCTGGCACCCGGCGAGTACGACCGCCTGTTAGAAAACCAGGGCGATGCCTGCGCGATCTGCCGCAGGCCCTTTGACGATGGCCGACGGCCGGTGGTCGACCACGACCACTCTTGCTGCCCCCACAAGCCCAAGAATGCTTGCGGGCGATGCGTGCGAGCCGTGCTCTGCGGCACGTGCAACTCAGGCCTCGGGATGCTCCGTGAGGACGCTCGGATCATCCGCCGGGCGATCACGTATCTGTCTGCGTCAGCCGACAACGGTGTTGCACCATGA
- a CDS encoding 8-oxoguanine DNA glycosylase OGG fold protein: MDDDVDGPSGDEVAGRAADPAGCRAGILGEGRRGADERGCCCRLRRIGPRRVAVLRSTPSAARPRRADGRLAPYSRPTPYGPSGEVRVPWYKSPSGSASWAGLTQHGSFPGRCPPVQSAHTGQEATIGLRDRLGVDAFWTPGEVLTHGFDFRPRWWQQRVPAEGWTAWLSDLPEANRGRQYRHITRGDLLTAANGGPDDVGRLLVGSYAWGTGDRAFLVGRRAQVFTKNTTKSITAKLVKTLTVLRDQGPAKAYEMLALGGEQKLPYLGPSFYTKLLYFADARPDAQPGRALILDQFVATALKEVEHWDITERGPWGPDQYQRWLEFAHNHARTESTNQAAVRPDAIEAAMFRKGWAIYQARIATAPAARRQP; this comes from the coding sequence GTGGATGACGACGTTGACGGGCCGTCCGGCGATGAGGTCGCCGGGCGGGCCGCCGATCCGGCCGGGTGTCGAGCGGGCATTCTGGGCGAGGGTCGCCGAGGGGCTGACGAGCGAGGATGCTGCTGTCGCCTGCGGCGTATCGGGCCCCGTCGGGTGGCCGTCCTCAGGAGCACGCCGAGCGCGGCGCGGCCCCGGCGAGCGGACGGACGACTGGCCCCATACTCGCGGCCAACGCCTTACGGCCCAAGTGGAGAAGTCCGAGTACCGTGGTACAAGAGTCCTTCTGGTTCGGCATCCTGGGCCGGGCTTACGCAGCATGGGTCGTTTCCGGGTCGATGCCCGCCGGTACAGTCTGCCCACACCGGGCAGGAGGCGACGATCGGGCTCAGAGACCGACTTGGCGTCGATGCGTTCTGGACCCCTGGCGAGGTTCTCACACACGGGTTCGACTTTCGGCCACGCTGGTGGCAGCAACGCGTCCCCGCCGAAGGGTGGACGGCATGGCTATCCGACCTGCCCGAGGCCAACAGGGGTCGGCAGTACCGACACATCACGCGTGGCGACCTCCTCACCGCAGCGAATGGCGGTCCAGACGACGTCGGGCGACTTCTGGTCGGCAGCTACGCCTGGGGCACCGGCGACCGAGCATTCCTCGTCGGCCGTCGAGCTCAGGTCTTCACCAAGAACACGACTAAGTCCATCACGGCCAAGCTCGTTAAGACTTTGACCGTCCTTCGTGATCAGGGACCGGCGAAGGCGTACGAGATGCTGGCCCTGGGCGGCGAGCAGAAGCTTCCCTACCTCGGGCCCTCGTTCTACACCAAGCTGCTGTACTTCGCGGATGCCCGGCCCGACGCACAACCTGGTCGCGCGCTGATCCTCGACCAGTTCGTTGCCACAGCTTTGAAGGAAGTCGAACACTGGGACATTACGGAACGCGGCCCTTGGGGCCCAGATCAATACCAGCGGTGGCTCGAATTCGCCCACAACCATGCCAGAACTGAGTCCACTAACCAAGCGGCCGTGCGCCCGGATGCTATCGAGGCGGCGATGTTCAGAAAAGGTTGGGCAATCTACCAGGCGCGCATAGCTACCGCCCCCGCCGCGCGCCGGCAACCGTGA
- a CDS encoding cutinase family protein — protein sequence MRSHRVVRAALAVTVLASGLSVGVGAIRPAAADTNCGRALFIGARGSGESGSDNDGLGIPVTATRDSLLAYAQRTTLSASDIHFESVPATQYPAISIPGAILENGGLPSAFWAAYEGSVSDGSNWLTLRLLNRARSCPNERFVLVGYSQGAQVVTDALITLQSVPSITKRIAGVVLFGSPVFSPNDQTINVELPKKIAWSSSRQGIYRALRSQAPLGSTSQLNVVGNEVHIGSWCLTKDAICNYSAGDSRALVDGSSTHFEYPQFAKDAGKTLADDIKAAVFKKVPPPPNAPLELSVDSGVLPHAQQGLAYEQPITVGGGRPPYTLDPEPLSGGLPPGITVGDALDLRGTPTRPGTFQFELGVTDALGQRATAAFTLIVDATSLTPTAPELVSVNAAGTAAGSRYSGWSVALSADGRYVAFASMAKDLVARDQQAVGLNVFVRDRAMGTTQLVSQRTDGSPMEEFAGALNPKITADGRYIAFDSDSAVLVDQDSNESQDVFLRDIQAGTTTRVSVSGLGIEIDGTNQVQSISPNGRYVVFNSDSATLSGGATGLHLYVRDIYSATTTRIDAVSSAVGFVNDAGTVVYRGGNEFGPGTEGIFRWTKDGGRQRLADPGLINVSDDGKWLIIYQRDRAQLIRIDTDTLAQQTLSTAGGPCCTSVDGLSVSRNGTATFSTNAPALTTLAGMSGQQVYQALAWSMDGRVALVSAATDGSPGNDRTYATAISADAGTVGMFSSATNLVTLPDLNNDWDVFVAPNPLYRP from the coding sequence ATGAGAAGCCACCGAGTTGTCCGAGCCGCTCTCGCCGTCACCGTACTAGCAAGCGGCCTCTCCGTAGGGGTTGGCGCGATCCGACCGGCTGCGGCCGACACAAATTGTGGGCGCGCACTCTTCATCGGGGCACGGGGATCGGGGGAAAGCGGCTCCGACAATGACGGACTTGGAATACCGGTCACTGCGACGAGGGACAGTCTGCTCGCATACGCTCAGCGCACAACGCTCAGTGCCTCAGACATCCATTTCGAGTCTGTGCCAGCGACGCAGTATCCAGCGATCAGCATCCCTGGGGCCATTCTTGAGAACGGTGGGTTGCCGTCCGCTTTCTGGGCGGCATACGAGGGAAGTGTATCGGATGGCTCAAACTGGCTCACGCTGAGGCTCCTGAACCGGGCCCGATCCTGCCCAAATGAAAGATTTGTCCTCGTCGGCTACTCGCAAGGGGCGCAAGTCGTCACCGATGCGCTGATTACACTGCAATCGGTTCCCTCGATCACCAAGCGCATCGCAGGCGTCGTGCTGTTCGGTAGCCCGGTATTTAGCCCCAATGATCAAACCATCAACGTCGAGCTACCAAAGAAAATTGCATGGTCCTCGAGCCGGCAAGGAATTTATCGGGCCCTCAGATCCCAGGCGCCGTTGGGCTCGACAAGCCAATTGAATGTGGTAGGAAATGAGGTACACATCGGTTCGTGGTGTTTGACCAAGGATGCGATCTGCAACTATTCCGCTGGAGATTCGCGTGCGCTGGTCGACGGATCTAGCACACATTTCGAGTATCCGCAGTTCGCGAAGGATGCCGGGAAGACCCTTGCGGACGACATCAAGGCCGCCGTCTTTAAGAAGGTTCCCCCACCACCCAACGCGCCGCTTGAGTTGTCAGTAGACAGTGGCGTACTTCCACACGCGCAGCAAGGCCTGGCGTATGAGCAGCCTATTACGGTGGGGGGCGGCCGGCCTCCGTACACGCTTGATCCGGAGCCCCTGAGCGGAGGGCTCCCCCCGGGTATCACTGTTGGCGACGCGCTCGACCTTCGCGGTACGCCAACCCGACCAGGAACATTTCAATTCGAACTCGGCGTAACCGACGCGCTGGGCCAGCGTGCGACAGCGGCGTTCACCCTGATTGTGGACGCTACATCGCTTACCCCCACGGCACCCGAGTTGGTGAGTGTCAACGCCGCTGGAACAGCCGCAGGCTCTCGGTACTCTGGATGGTCCGTTGCGCTCAGCGCCGACGGCCGGTACGTTGCCTTTGCATCGATGGCAAAGGATCTCGTTGCGCGCGATCAGCAAGCGGTCGGGCTTAACGTCTTCGTTCGCGACCGCGCAATGGGCACGACACAGTTGGTAAGTCAGCGGACCGACGGCTCCCCAATGGAGGAGTTTGCAGGTGCACTGAACCCGAAGATCACGGCGGATGGGCGCTACATCGCATTCGACTCGGATTCGGCAGTCCTCGTCGATCAAGACAGCAACGAAAGTCAGGACGTCTTCCTGCGTGATATCCAAGCAGGGACAACAACCCGCGTTAGTGTTTCCGGGCTCGGCATCGAAATCGACGGAACCAACCAGGTCCAATCGATAAGTCCGAACGGTCGCTACGTGGTCTTCAACAGCGATTCCGCCACGTTGAGCGGGGGGGCTACGGGCTTACACCTTTACGTGCGGGACATCTACAGTGCGACGACGACGCGGATCGACGCCGTCAGCTCGGCGGTGGGGTTCGTAAACGATGCCGGCACCGTTGTTTACCGCGGCGGAAACGAGTTCGGGCCAGGAACCGAAGGGATATTCCGCTGGACCAAGGATGGCGGTCGGCAACGGCTCGCCGATCCCGGACTGATCAATGTGAGCGACGACGGCAAGTGGCTCATCATCTACCAGCGCGACCGGGCGCAGCTCATTCGTATCGACACAGACACTCTTGCTCAGCAGACCCTGAGCACGGCAGGCGGTCCCTGCTGCACATCTGTCGACGGCCTGAGCGTATCCAGGAACGGGACCGCGACGTTCTCAACGAACGCGCCCGCGCTTACGACGCTCGCTGGTATGTCCGGGCAGCAGGTATACCAGGCTCTCGCATGGTCGATGGACGGACGAGTCGCGCTCGTCAGCGCAGCCACTGACGGTAGTCCCGGCAACGATAGGACGTACGCGACGGCGATCAGCGCCGACGCAGGCACGGTAGGCATGTTCTCCAGCGCTACGAACCTGGTGACCT